GTGCAGTTCGCGCTTGTTGCCTTTGTCGTCAACACGGTCAAAATCGTAAATACGGTAAGTGATGTCTGATGTTTGCTGAATTTCAGCGATCAGCAGACCAGCGCCAATGGTGTGCACACGCCCGGCAGGTAAAAAGTAAATATCGCCGGCGGTTACATCCTCACGGTTCAGAATATCGGTAAGGTGGCCGCTGTTGAATTTTTCGAGGTAAACCTGCTCGTTCACTTCCTGATTAAAGCCGGTAATCAGGGTGGAACCCGGATCGGCCTCGATAACGTACCACATCTCCGTTTTACCGAAAGAGTTATGGCGCTCCTTCGCCAGTTTATCATCAGGGTGCACCTGGATAGAAAGATCCTCATTGGCATCAATAAACTTAACCAGCAGCGGGAAGGTATTACCGAAGCGCTCGTAAACCTTTTCGCCCACCAGTTCGCCTTTGTATTCTTCAAGCAGATCGGCTAATGAGCGGCCTTCAAGCGCGCCGTTCGCTACTACAGACACATCGCTTTTAACGCCCGATATTTCCCAGGTTTCGCCGCAGTTTGGCAGGTTACCGAAATCTTTATTTAAGTAAGTATGTATTTTCTGTCCACCCCAAATTTTGTCTTTGTAGATGGTTTTGAATTTCAGAGGATATAATGCTGACATGATATTAAGTTTTATTGGCCGCTAAGTTATCAGTATTAAATAAGAAAGTAAACGCTAA
This genomic interval from Mucilaginibacter defluvii contains the following:
- a CDS encoding type I phosphomannose isomerase catalytic subunit is translated as MSALYPLKFKTIYKDKIWGGQKIHTYLNKDFGNLPNCGETWEISGVKSDVSVVANGALEGRSLADLLEEYKGELVGEKVYERFGNTFPLLVKFIDANEDLSIQVHPDDKLAKERHNSFGKTEMWYVIEADPGSTLITGFNQEVNEQVYLEKFNSGHLTDILNREDVTAGDIYFLPAGRVHTIGAGLLIAEIQQTSDITYRIYDFDRVDDKGNKRELHVEEALAAIDYKFYPEYKTAYEHTQNEVVEAVSCQYFTTSVLDFTEGTTRDYSSIDSFVIHVCVAGAYTIKYDGGTLDVKMGDSILLPKNINQVEITTEGGFKILESYVP